The Pseudophaeobacter arcticus DSM 23566 genome includes a region encoding these proteins:
- a CDS encoding LysR family transcriptional regulator, with the protein MDWDKLRIFHAVADAGSLTHAGDKLNLSQSAVSRQVRALEESLNATLFHRHARGLILTEQGELLFDATKSMSARLEAASARIRDSEEEVFGELRVTTTFGFGTLWLAPRLTKLFEQYPNLKIDLMLEERVLDLPMREADVAIRMKEPSQADLVRKRLMTVQMKLYASRKYLDLNGTPESTEDIKDHRLICQNQRSAQVGSASVLVQRLLTHNPGSLLTVNNYFGVLQGVLHDLGIGILPDYVTEDFPDLVEVLPNEYNTGVPVYLAYPEELRHSQRVSAFRDFVQTEIMAHRKHMKELGKL; encoded by the coding sequence ATGGATTGGGATAAGCTCAGAATTTTTCATGCAGTGGCCGATGCAGGCAGCCTGACCCATGCCGGGGACAAACTGAACCTGTCCCAGTCCGCAGTCAGTCGGCAGGTTCGCGCGCTGGAGGAAAGCCTAAACGCAACGCTGTTCCACCGCCATGCCCGGGGGTTGATTCTGACCGAACAGGGCGAGTTGCTGTTTGATGCCACCAAATCCATGTCGGCCCGGCTGGAGGCGGCTTCGGCGCGCATTCGCGACAGCGAGGAAGAAGTCTTTGGCGAATTGCGTGTCACCACCACCTTTGGTTTTGGCACGCTTTGGCTGGCGCCGCGTCTTACCAAACTGTTTGAGCAATATCCCAACCTCAAGATTGACCTGATGCTCGAAGAGCGGGTTCTGGACCTGCCGATGCGCGAGGCTGACGTTGCCATTCGCATGAAAGAGCCAAGTCAGGCTGATCTGGTGCGCAAACGCTTGATGACCGTGCAGATGAAACTCTATGCCTCACGCAAGTATCTGGATCTGAATGGCACGCCCGAAAGTACAGAAGACATCAAAGATCATCGCCTGATCTGTCAAAACCAGCGCTCTGCCCAGGTGGGCTCGGCCTCAGTTCTGGTGCAGCGCCTGTTGACCCACAACCCAGGCTCCCTGCTCACCGTGAACAACTACTTTGGCGTCCTGCAGGGGGTTTTGCACGATCTCGGCATCGGGATTTTGCCGGATTACGTCACCGAGGATTTCCCCGATCTGGTGGAGGTTCTGCCCAATGAATATAACACCGGCGTGCCGGTCTACCTGGCCTACCCGGAAGAATTGCGCCATTCGCAGCGCGTTTCGGCCTTTCGGGACTTTGTCCAGACCGAAATCATGGCCCATCGCAAACATATGAAAGAGCTGGGCAAATTATAG
- a CDS encoding indolepyruvate ferredoxin oxidoreductase family protein, which translates to MSTQKISLNDKYDLSKSPVMLNGTQALVRLMMMQKARDTAAGLNTAGLVTGYRGSPLGAVDMQMQRAEKHLTASDVTFQFGLNEDLAVTALWGAQQAEIRGEGKYDGVFGLWYGKGPGVDRSGDAFRHANMAGTSKNGGVLVAMGDDHTGESSTVLHQSEWSLLDCYLPIVSPAGVQEILDYGIYGYELSRFSGLWVGLKTMKDTIEVTSVVDGDPDRVQLVRPEFDVPEGGLNIRLADDRFQQEDRIIDYKRFAAEAFSHANKMDKRVWGKPGAKIGFVAAGKNWLDLVHAMSLLNIDETMAERLGITTYKVGQTWPMDMKGFNTWAEGLDLIVVVEEKRKLIEVQIKEAIFDDRRGRRVYGWYKGGVGTPDRAELFPTKYALDPIMIAEKLGGILIEEGRDTEAVKAGLAALEDAKRADNAEEIAARLPYFCSGCPHNTSTKLPEGSRAYAGIGCHFMVQWMDRETTGFTHMGGEGANWIGEAPFSNRPHVFQNLGDGTYNHSGVQAIRAALAEGTNITYKILYNDAVAMTGGQQTEGGLTAHQIAHELKAMGMKTIAVVYDEKEDVDPKLFPAGMRMHERAELMAVQKEFEQIEGVSGIIYIQTCAAEKRRRRKRGLFPDPDQRVFINPDVCEGCGDCGIQSNCVSIVPKETELGRKRAIDQSSCNKDFSCVNGFCPSFLTVEGAKIRKEATADLQLPNLPDPQLPEIKGTHNVVITGVGGTGVVTIGAVLAQAAQIDGLGAGMMEMAGLAQKGGAVHIHCRLAKRPEDISAIRVATGEAHALIGGDLVVSAGAKTIGLMKTGQTGGVVNSHEIITGDFTRDTNFQLPTDRLQVALQARLRDNLSLFDASELARATMGDSIFSNMMVFGAAWQQGLIPVSHQAIIEAITLNGAAVDRNLRAFEIGRWAIVHPAEAAKIAKPDNVAQLPKSLEEIIAFRSDQLVAYQGVGLAKRYGKLLESISDKRLKEAVAKGYHKLLAYKDEYEVARLLLSSHEKLAAEFEGDLKVSYNLAPPIFGGKMVNGRPQKRKFGPGMTRWLRLLAKMKPLRNTPLDVFGYTAERKMERALIKQYERDMKEWLPKANANTLEPLIALAELPLQIRGFGPVKLESETKAAKRREELLIALRQSGAPVKDAAE; encoded by the coding sequence ATGAGCACGCAAAAAATTTCGCTCAATGACAAATATGACCTGAGCAAGTCACCTGTGATGTTGAATGGAACGCAGGCCTTGGTGCGTCTGATGATGATGCAAAAGGCCCGCGATACCGCAGCAGGGTTGAACACGGCTGGCCTGGTGACCGGTTATCGCGGTTCTCCGCTGGGCGCTGTTGATATGCAGATGCAGCGCGCTGAAAAGCACCTGACGGCCTCTGACGTGACCTTCCAATTTGGGCTCAACGAAGATCTGGCTGTCACCGCGCTTTGGGGCGCGCAGCAGGCGGAAATCCGCGGAGAAGGCAAATATGACGGTGTCTTTGGCCTGTGGTATGGCAAGGGCCCCGGTGTTGACCGGTCCGGTGATGCCTTCCGTCACGCCAATATGGCCGGCACCTCGAAAAACGGCGGTGTCCTGGTTGCCATGGGCGATGACCACACCGGCGAAAGCTCCACCGTGCTGCACCAGTCCGAATGGTCGCTGCTGGATTGCTATCTGCCTATCGTCAGCCCAGCTGGCGTGCAGGAGATCCTGGACTATGGCATCTATGGCTATGAATTGAGCCGGTTTTCCGGGCTTTGGGTGGGGCTGAAGACGATGAAGGACACCATCGAGGTGACTTCGGTTGTCGATGGCGACCCGGATCGGGTGCAGCTTGTCCGGCCAGAGTTTGACGTGCCAGAAGGGGGGCTGAATATTCGTCTGGCGGATGATCGCTTCCAGCAGGAAGACCGGATCATTGACTACAAGCGCTTTGCGGCCGAGGCCTTTAGCCATGCCAACAAGATGGACAAGCGCGTCTGGGGCAAACCCGGCGCCAAGATCGGCTTTGTGGCGGCGGGTAAAAACTGGCTGGATCTAGTCCATGCCATGTCGCTGCTGAACATCGACGAGACCATGGCAGAACGCCTTGGCATCACCACCTACAAGGTGGGTCAGACCTGGCCAATGGATATGAAAGGCTTCAACACCTGGGCCGAAGGTCTTGATTTGATTGTGGTTGTTGAAGAAAAGCGCAAGCTGATCGAGGTGCAGATCAAAGAAGCGATCTTTGATGATCGTCGCGGTCGCCGGGTCTATGGTTGGTATAAGGGGGGCGTTGGAACCCCTGATCGCGCAGAGCTTTTCCCAACCAAATATGCGCTTGATCCCATCATGATTGCCGAAAAGCTCGGCGGTATTTTGATTGAGGAAGGTCGCGACACGGAAGCGGTCAAGGCCGGTCTGGCGGCGCTGGAGGATGCCAAACGCGCCGACAATGCCGAAGAGATCGCCGCGCGCTTGCCCTATTTCTGTTCGGGCTGTCCGCATAACACATCCACCAAACTGCCCGAAGGCAGCCGCGCCTATGCCGGCATCGGCTGTCACTTCATGGTGCAGTGGATGGACCGCGAGACCACGGGCTTTACCCATATGGGCGGTGAAGGCGCCAACTGGATTGGCGAAGCGCCGTTTTCCAATCGACCCCATGTGTTCCAGAACCTTGGCGATGGCACCTATAACCACTCAGGCGTTCAGGCCATACGGGCTGCCCTCGCAGAGGGCACCAATATCACCTATAAAATCCTGTATAATGATGCGGTTGCCATGACCGGCGGTCAGCAGACCGAAGGCGGGCTGACAGCGCATCAGATCGCCCATGAGCTCAAGGCCATGGGCATGAAGACCATCGCGGTGGTCTATGACGAAAAGGAAGATGTCGACCCCAAGCTGTTCCCGGCCGGCATGCGCATGCACGAACGCGCCGAACTGATGGCGGTGCAAAAAGAGTTCGAACAGATCGAGGGTGTCTCTGGCATCATCTATATCCAGACCTGTGCCGCAGAAAAGCGCCGCCGTCGCAAGCGGGGCCTGTTCCCGGATCCCGATCAGCGGGTCTTTATCAACCCGGATGTCTGCGAAGGCTGCGGAGATTGTGGCATCCAGTCCAACTGCGTCTCCATTGTTCCAAAGGAAACCGAGCTGGGCCGCAAACGGGCGATTGATCAAAGCTCCTGCAACAAGGATTTTTCTTGCGTCAACGGGTTTTGCCCCTCGTTCCTGACGGTTGAGGGCGCCAAGATCCGCAAGGAAGCCACCGCTGATTTGCAGCTGCCGAACCTGCCTGACCCCCAACTGCCTGAAATCAAAGGCACCCATAATGTGGTGATCACCGGGGTTGGTGGCACTGGCGTTGTGACCATTGGTGCGGTGCTGGCCCAGGCCGCGCAGATTGATGGCTTGGGCGCGGGCATGATGGAAATGGCAGGTCTCGCCCAAAAGGGCGGCGCCGTGCATATCCACTGCCGTCTGGCCAAACGTCCCGAAGATATCAGCGCCATTCGCGTCGCCACCGGCGAGGCCCATGCGCTGATCGGCGGCGATCTGGTAGTGAGCGCCGGGGCCAAGACCATTGGGTTGATGAAAACCGGCCAGACCGGCGGCGTGGTCAACAGCCATGAAATCATCACCGGTGATTTCACCCGCGACACCAATTTCCAATTGCCAACAGACCGCTTGCAGGTCGCTCTTCAGGCGCGTCTGCGCGATAATCTGTCCCTGTTTGATGCCTCAGAGCTGGCCCGTGCCACCATGGGAGATTCGATTTTCTCAAACATGATGGTCTTTGGTGCAGCCTGGCAGCAGGGCCTGATCCCGGTGAGCCACCAGGCAATTATCGAGGCGATTACCCTGAACGGGGCGGCGGTAGACCGGAACCTGCGCGCCTTTGAAATTGGTCGCTGGGCAATTGTGCACCCCGCCGAGGCTGCCAAAATCGCCAAGCCTGACAATGTGGCGCAGCTGCCAAAATCCCTGGAAGAGATCATTGCCTTCCGCAGTGATCAGCTGGTGGCTTATCAGGGGGTGGGCCTGGCAAAGCGCTATGGCAAGCTGCTGGAGAGTATCAGCGACAAACGGCTCAAGGAAGCTGTGGCAAAGGGCTATCATAAGCTGTTGGCGTATAAGGACGAATACGAAGTCGCCCGGCTGCTGCTGTCGAGCCATGAAAAACTGGCGGCTGAGTTTGAGGGGGATCTGAAGGTCTCTTACAATCTGGCGCCGCCGATCTTTGGCGGCAAGATGGTCAATGGTCGTCCGCAAAAGCGCAAGTTCGGCCCCGGCATGACCCGCTGGCTGCGCCTGCTGGCCAAGATGAAACCGCTGCGCAATACGCCGCTGGATGTGTTTGGCTACACCGCAGAGCGCAAAATGGAGCGGGCGCTGATCAAGCAGTATGAGCGCGACATGAAGGAATGGCTGCCCAAGGCAAATGCCAATACCCTGGAGCCGTTGATTGCACTGGCAGAGCTGCCCTTGCAGATCCGTGGCTTTGGGCCGGTCAAACTGGAGAGCGAAACCAAAGCGGCCAAACGCCGCGAAGAGCTGCTGATTGCCCTGCGGCAGTCCGGCGCGCCGGTAAAAGACGCGGCCGAGTAG
- the purL gene encoding phosphoribosylformylglycinamidine synthase subunit PurL has protein sequence MQEPAITSELIASHGLNAEEYDMILEIIGREPSFTELGIFSAMWNEHCSYKSSKKWLRTLPTDGPQVICGPGENAGIVDIGDGDAVVFKMESHNHPSYIEPYQGAATGVGGILRDVFTMGARPVASMNSLSFGEPSHHKTRQLVNGVVEGVGGYGNCFGVPCVGGEVRFHPAYNGNCLVNAFAAGLAKTDAIFYSAASGVGMPVVYLGAKTGRDGVGGATMASAEFDDTIEEKRPTVQVGDPFTEKRLMEATLELMQTGAVISIQDMGAAGLTCSAVEMGDKGKLGIKLNLEDVPQREENMTAYEMMLSESQERMLMVLKPELEADARAVFEKWDLDFAIVGETIAEDRFLILHNGEVKADLVLSKLASTAPEYDRPWVPTPAAVPLTDADVPTIDPIDGLKALLASPNYAGKQWVYEQYDTTVMGDTARRPGVGAGIIRVHGTDKRLAFTSDVTPRYVKANPVEGGKQAVAEAYRNLTAVGAKPLATTDNLNFGNPEKPEIMGQFVGAIQGIGEAVAALDMPIVSGNVSLYNETDGQGILPTPTIGAVGLIAAGEEAIIGQARDGHIALLIGETLGHLGQSALLAEVFNREDGDAPAVDLAAEKRNGEFIRANRGLIKACTDLSDGGLALAAFELAEEAGVGVQIDAGDTPTLFGEDQARYLVACNFDQAEGLMLAAGKAGVTLTTVGKFTGDSVKIGGSEAPLAELQAVFRAGFADAVA, from the coding sequence ATGCAAGAACCAGCCATCACATCCGAACTGATCGCAAGCCACGGCTTGAACGCCGAAGAATACGACATGATCCTCGAGATCATCGGGCGCGAACCCAGCTTCACCGAACTTGGCATCTTCTCGGCCATGTGGAACGAGCACTGCTCTTACAAATCCTCAAAAAAATGGCTGCGCACCCTGCCGACTGACGGCCCGCAGGTCATCTGTGGCCCCGGCGAAAATGCCGGCATCGTTGATATCGGCGATGGCGATGCGGTGGTTTTCAAAATGGAAAGCCACAACCACCCCTCTTATATCGAACCCTATCAGGGGGCGGCGACGGGTGTTGGCGGCATCCTGCGCGATGTCTTTACCATGGGCGCGCGTCCCGTGGCCTCGATGAACTCGCTGTCCTTTGGCGAGCCCTCCCACCACAAGACCCGTCAGCTGGTCAACGGTGTGGTTGAGGGCGTTGGCGGCTATGGCAACTGCTTTGGCGTGCCCTGCGTCGGCGGCGAAGTCCGGTTCCACCCAGCCTATAACGGCAACTGCCTGGTCAATGCCTTTGCGGCTGGTCTGGCAAAAACGGATGCGATTTTCTACTCCGCCGCTTCCGGCGTTGGCATGCCCGTTGTCTATCTCGGCGCCAAGACCGGCCGCGACGGCGTTGGCGGCGCCACCATGGCCTCTGCCGAATTTGACGACACGATCGAGGAAAAACGCCCCACCGTTCAGGTTGGCGACCCTTTCACCGAAAAACGCCTGATGGAGGCAACGCTGGAGCTGATGCAGACCGGCGCGGTGATCTCGATCCAGGATATGGGCGCGGCGGGTCTGACCTGCTCAGCGGTGGAAATGGGCGACAAGGGCAAGCTGGGGATCAAACTGAACCTCGAAGATGTCCCCCAGCGCGAAGAAAACATGACGGCTTATGAGATGATGCTCTCGGAAAGCCAGGAACGCATGCTGATGGTGCTGAAGCCCGAGCTTGAGGCCGACGCCCGTGCGGTGTTTGAAAAATGGGACCTGGACTTTGCCATTGTTGGTGAAACCATCGCCGAAGACCGCTTCCTCATCCTGCACAATGGTGAGGTCAAGGCGGATCTGGTCCTGTCAAAACTCGCCTCCACCGCGCCAGAATATGACCGCCCCTGGGTCCCTACGCCTGCGGCAGTGCCGCTCACCGATGCGGATGTGCCCACCATTGATCCCATCGATGGGTTGAAGGCGCTGCTGGCCTCGCCCAACTACGCCGGCAAACAGTGGGTCTACGAGCAATATGACACCACGGTCATGGGCGACACAGCCCGCCGCCCCGGCGTTGGGGCGGGTATCATCCGGGTGCATGGCACCGACAAACGTCTCGCCTTTACCTCGGATGTGACACCGCGCTACGTCAAGGCAAACCCGGTTGAGGGTGGCAAACAGGCCGTGGCCGAAGCCTATCGAAATCTGACAGCTGTTGGCGCCAAGCCATTGGCAACAACTGATAACCTGAATTTTGGCAACCCAGAGAAGCCCGAGATCATGGGCCAGTTTGTTGGCGCCATTCAGGGCATTGGTGAGGCCGTGGCGGCGCTGGATATGCCCATCGTGTCGGGCAATGTCTCGCTCTACAATGAAACCGACGGTCAGGGCATTCTGCCGACGCCGACCATTGGCGCCGTTGGTCTGATTGCTGCAGGCGAAGAGGCCATCATCGGCCAAGCCCGCGACGGTCATATTGCGCTGCTGATCGGCGAAACCCTGGGCCATCTGGGCCAATCTGCCCTGCTGGCAGAGGTGTTTAACCGCGAAGACGGCGATGCCCCTGCGGTTGATCTGGCGGCGGAAAAGCGCAACGGGGAATTCATCCGTGCCAACCGCGGCTTGATCAAGGCCTGTACTGATCTGAGCGATGGCGGTCTGGCACTGGCGGCGTTTGAGCTGGCCGAAGAAGCAGGTGTTGGCGTCCAGATCGACGCAGGCGACACCCCGACCCTGTTTGGGGAAGATCAGGCGCGCTATCTGGTGGCCTGCAACTTTGACCAGGCCGAAGGTCTGATGCTGGCAGCTGGCAAGGCAGGTGTCACCCTGACCACCGTAGGCAAATTTACCGGCGACAGCGTCAAAATTGGTGGCTCCGAGGCGCCGCTGGCTGAATTGCAAGCGGTCTTCCGGGCGGGCTTTGCTGACGCGGTGGCGTAA
- the tkt gene encoding transketolase, with translation MDLTALRTANPEHWNKAAAIRALALDAVAAANSGHTGMPVGMADVATVLFEKHLKFDVAAPQWPDRDRFILSAGHGSMLIYSLLYLCGDKQVTLDQIKNFRQMGALTAGHPENFLLDAVETTTGPLGQGISNAVGFAMAEEMQRAQYGRKVVDHHTYVIAGDGCLMEGISQEAIGLAGRHSLGKLIVLWDNNNITIDGTVELSDRTNQVQRFRASGWQVIEIDGHDPVAIDEALTAAKKSKKPSMIACKTHIALGHAAQDTSKGHGALTDADQMAAAKAAYGWTTGPFEVPADIKSQWEAIGARGATERAAWEARFAEVSQQKQDRFNRAYALDAPKKLSATIKALKKQVSEAQPKVATRKASEMALEVINPIMHETVGGSADLTGSNNTKTGDLGVFDTDNRKGRYVYWGIREHGMAAAMNGMVLHGGIRAYGGTFFCFTDYARPAMRLAALMKIPTVFVMTHDSIGVGEDGPTHQPVEHLAICRATPNTYVFRPADAVEAAEAWEVALTEKDTPSVMTLTRQNLPTLRTEHKLSNLTAKGAYVLAEATGKRQAILIATGSEVSLAMEAKAKLEAEGIGTRVVSMPCMELFAAQDEAYRRKVLPAGPVRVGIEAAMRAGGWDRWLMGERGQDKKAGFIGMDRFGASAPAGELFEKFGITAEATVAKVKELLG, from the coding sequence GTGGATCTGACAGCCCTGCGCACCGCCAACCCCGAACATTGGAACAAGGCCGCCGCCATTCGCGCGCTTGCCCTTGACGCCGTCGCCGCCGCCAACTCCGGCCACACCGGTATGCCCGTCGGCATGGCCGATGTCGCCACCGTGCTGTTTGAAAAGCACCTGAAGTTTGATGTCGCGGCCCCCCAGTGGCCAGACCGGGACCGCTTCATCCTCTCTGCCGGTCACGGCTCGATGCTGATTTATTCCCTGTTGTACCTGTGCGGCGACAAACAGGTGACACTGGACCAGATCAAAAATTTCCGCCAGATGGGGGCGCTGACAGCGGGCCACCCGGAAAACTTCCTGCTCGACGCGGTTGAGACCACCACCGGCCCGCTGGGTCAGGGGATTTCTAACGCTGTTGGCTTTGCCATGGCCGAAGAAATGCAGCGCGCCCAATATGGCCGCAAGGTTGTCGATCACCACACCTATGTCATCGCCGGCGATGGCTGCCTGATGGAAGGCATCAGCCAAGAGGCCATCGGCCTGGCTGGCCGTCATTCGCTCGGCAAGCTGATTGTGCTGTGGGACAACAACAACATCACCATCGACGGCACTGTTGAGCTCTCGGACCGCACCAACCAGGTGCAGCGCTTCCGCGCCTCTGGTTGGCAAGTGATCGAGATCGACGGCCACGACCCCGTTGCCATCGACGAAGCGCTGACAGCCGCCAAGAAATCGAAGAAACCTTCGATGATTGCCTGCAAAACTCATATCGCTTTGGGCCATGCCGCACAGGACACCTCCAAGGGCCACGGCGCGCTCACGGATGCGGATCAGATGGCCGCCGCCAAGGCCGCCTATGGCTGGACAACCGGCCCCTTTGAGGTTCCCGCCGATATCAAATCCCAGTGGGAAGCCATCGGTGCCCGTGGCGCGACAGAACGCGCAGCCTGGGAGGCCCGCTTTGCCGAGGTCTCGCAGCAGAAACAGGACCGTTTCAACCGCGCCTATGCGCTGGACGCTCCCAAAAAGCTGTCGGCCACCATCAAGGCGCTGAAAAAGCAGGTGTCTGAAGCGCAACCAAAGGTTGCCACCCGCAAGGCCTCTGAAATGGCTTTGGAGGTGATCAACCCGATCATGCACGAAACCGTGGGTGGCTCGGCTGACCTCACTGGATCGAACAATACCAAAACCGGCGATCTGGGTGTGTTTGACACCGACAACCGCAAGGGCCGCTACGTCTATTGGGGCATCCGCGAGCACGGTATGGCCGCCGCGATGAACGGCATGGTGCTGCACGGCGGCATCCGCGCCTATGGCGGCACCTTCTTCTGCTTCACCGACTACGCCCGCCCCGCCATGCGTCTCGCGGCGCTGATGAAGATCCCGACAGTGTTTGTGATGACTCACGACAGCATCGGCGTTGGCGAAGATGGCCCAACCCACCAGCCGGTTGAGCATCTGGCAATCTGCCGCGCCACGCCCAACACCTATGTGTTCCGCCCTGCGGATGCGGTTGAGGCAGCTGAGGCCTGGGAAGTGGCCCTCACCGAGAAGGACACCCCTTCGGTGATGACCCTGACCCGTCAGAACCTGCCCACCCTGCGCACCGAGCACAAGCTGAGCAACCTCACCGCCAAGGGCGCCTATGTGCTGGCCGAGGCGACCGGCAAGCGTCAGGCCATCCTGATCGCCACCGGGTCCGAGGTGTCATTGGCGATGGAAGCCAAGGCCAAACTGGAAGCCGAAGGCATCGGCACCCGCGTGGTTTCCATGCCCTGCATGGAGCTGTTTGCCGCCCAGGACGAAGCCTACCGCCGCAAGGTCCTGCCCGCAGGCCCCGTGCGCGTCGGCATCGAGGCCGCAATGCGGGCCGGCGGCTGGGATCGCTGGTTGATGGGCGAACGTGGTCAGGACAAAAAGGCCGGATTTATCGGCATGGACCGCTTTGGTGCCTCGGCGCCCGCAGGTGAGTTGTTCGAAAAATTCGGCATCACCGCCGAGGCCACCGTTGCCAAGGTAAAAGAGCTGCTGGGGTAA
- a CDS encoding cell division protein ZapA, whose protein sequence is MPEVTIHIGGRGFEVSCQLGEESYLHSAAKMLDDEAQVLSDQIGRMPEARMLLMAGLMLADKTAAVEDRIKEVEAELAERVAELEALKNTPAPEPERIEVPVVPPQVPEALAELAARAESLAQQIEEKSAAE, encoded by the coding sequence ATGCCAGAAGTAACTATTCATATCGGTGGGCGTGGATTTGAAGTCTCCTGCCAGTTGGGCGAAGAAAGCTATCTGCATTCCGCCGCCAAGATGCTGGATGACGAAGCCCAGGTCCTGTCGGATCAGATTGGCCGGATGCCCGAGGCGCGGATGCTGTTGATGGCGGGTCTGATGCTGGCCGATAAAACCGCAGCCGTCGAGGATCGCATCAAAGAGGTGGAGGCCGAACTGGCAGAGCGCGTGGCAGAGCTGGAAGCGTTGAAAAACACGCCCGCCCCCGAGCCCGAGCGCATCGAGGTGCCTGTTGTGCCACCACAAGTGCCCGAAGCCCTGGCGGAACTGGCGGCCCGCGCCGAATCCTTGGCGCAACAGATCGAAGAAAAATCCGCAGCTGAATAG
- a CDS encoding lysophospholipid acyltransferase family protein, with the protein MPPNRHLGRHLTRHIARDISYAHSATSAPGRTLIRLLENSTGRLRLIKRADGYERELAEGRNFWSVMAERYGLTLDITRGSLDNIPRDKPVILIANHPYGILDGLMMGHILAETRGDFRILAHQVFRKAEDLNKAILPVSFDNTKEALRDNLQTRREALEYLGQGGAIGIFPGGTVSTAAKPFSQPMDPGWRGFTARMIAKSDAVVVPVFFEGHTSRLFQIASHLHSTLRMGLLIKEFKKRVDSPVKVVIGEPISRDILTPLAKDTKGMMDFLRKATYELSPKPLKSYEYGFEFEEKHRA; encoded by the coding sequence TTGCCCCCAAACCGTCATCTAGGCCGTCATCTTACCCGTCATATCGCCCGTGATATTTCTTATGCCCATTCTGCGACCTCAGCGCCGGGGCGCACGCTGATCCGCCTGCTGGAAAACAGCACGGGGCGGCTGCGGCTGATCAAACGGGCCGACGGCTATGAGCGTGAGCTGGCAGAGGGGCGCAATTTCTGGAGCGTGATGGCAGAACGCTATGGGCTGACCCTGGATATCACCCGCGGCAGCCTGGACAATATCCCCAGGGATAAGCCAGTGATCCTGATTGCCAATCACCCCTATGGTATTCTTGATGGGTTGATGATGGGGCATATTCTGGCCGAAACCCGCGGCGATTTCCGCATCCTGGCGCATCAGGTGTTTCGTAAGGCTGAGGATCTGAACAAGGCCATCCTGCCGGTCTCCTTTGACAACACCAAAGAGGCGCTGCGCGACAATCTGCAAACCCGCCGCGAGGCGCTGGAGTATCTGGGGCAGGGTGGGGCCATAGGCATCTTTCCCGGCGGTACGGTTTCGACCGCTGCAAAACCCTTTTCTCAGCCGATGGATCCCGGTTGGCGGGGCTTTACCGCCCGGATGATTGCCAAATCCGATGCGGTGGTGGTGCCGGTGTTTTTTGAAGGCCATACCTCGCGGCTGTTCCAGATTGCCAGCCATTTGCATTCCACCCTACGGATGGGGCTGTTGATCAAAGAGTTCAAAAAACGCGTCGATAGCCCGGTCAAAGTGGTGATTGGTGAACCGATCAGCCGCGATATCCTGACACCCTTGGCAAAGGATACAAAAGGAATGATGGATTTCCTGCGCAAAGCCACGTATGAGCTGTCTCCGAAGCCGCTCAAATCCTACGAATATGGGTTTGAGTTTGAGGAGAAACATCGCGCCTGA
- a CDS encoding BolA family protein, with the protein MPMQAQEIEDLLRQSFPDAEIQVAGQDGVHMSAMVVDESFRGKNRVQQQRAVYAALKGKMDGANGELHALALTTKAPE; encoded by the coding sequence ATGCCAATGCAAGCTCAAGAAATCGAAGACCTCCTGCGCCAGTCCTTTCCGGATGCGGAAATCCAGGTCGCAGGCCAGGATGGGGTTCATATGTCCGCCATGGTGGTGGATGAGAGTTTTCGGGGCAAAAACCGGGTGCAGCAGCAGCGCGCAGTCTATGCCGCGCTCAAGGGCAAAATGGACGGCGCCAACGGAGAGTTGCACGCCCTGGCCCTGACCACCAAGGCGCCTGAGTGA
- the grxD gene encoding Grx4 family monothiol glutaredoxin, with amino-acid sequence MSDAKTRIDETVKANDVVLFMKGNKDMPQCGFSSRVAGVLNYIGVDYTDVNVLADEEIRAGIKEYSDWPTIPQLYIKGEFVGGCDIITEMTLSGELDGLFADNKIAFDKDAADKIREANG; translated from the coding sequence ATGAGCGACGCAAAGACCCGCATCGACGAAACCGTAAAAGCCAATGACGTTGTGCTCTTCATGAAGGGCAACAAGGACATGCCCCAGTGCGGGTTCTCCTCGCGCGTGGCTGGCGTGCTGAATTATATCGGCGTTGATTACACCGATGTAAACGTGCTGGCCGACGAAGAAATCCGCGCCGGCATCAAGGAATATTCCGACTGGCCCACCATTCCGCAGCTCTACATCAAGGGTGAGTTTGTCGGCGGTTGCGACATCATCACCGAGATGACGCTTTCGGGTGAACTGGACGGTCTGTTTGCCGATAACAAAATCGCCTTTGACAAGGACGCCGCAGACAAGATCCGCGAAGCCAACGGCTAA